The DNA segment GGAACAAGCAGGGCTGTGTGCTGCTCCAGCCTTACGACATCGAAGTCGGCGCCGGTACCTTTCACACCGCGACCTTCCTGCGGTCGATCGGGCCCGAACCATGGAAGGCCGCCTACGTGCAGCCTTCACGCCGGCCCAAGGACGGCCGTTACGGCGAGAACCCGAACCGCCTGCAGCACTACTACCAGTACCAGGTGGTGCTGAAGCCGAATCCGCCCAACATCCAGGAACTCTACCTCGACAGCCTGCGCGCGCTCGGCATCAACACCTCCGAACATGACATCCGCTTCGTCGAGGACGACTGGGAATCGCCGACGCTGGGCGCCTGGGGCCTGGGCTGGGAAGTCTGGCTCAACGGCATGGAAGTCACCCAGTTCACCTATTTCCAGGAAGTCGGCTCGCTGCCCTGCCGCCCGGTGCTGGGCGAGATCACCTACGGCATCGAGCGCCTGGCGATGTACCTGCAAAGCGTGGAAAACGTCTTCGACCTGGTCTGGTCGCCGGGCGTCACCTACGGCGACGTGTATCACCAGAACGAGGTCGAGCAATCGACCTACAACTTCGAGCATTCCGATGTCGACTGGCTGTTCGCGCAGTTCACGAAATACGAATCCGAGGCCAAGCGCCTGATTGGCCTCAGCCTGCCGCTGCCGGGCTTCGAGATGGTGATGAAGGCCTCGCATACCTTCAACCTGCTCGATGCGCGCGGCGCCATTTCGGTCACCGAACGCGCTGCCTACATCGGCCGCGTGCGCGCGCTGGCGCGGGAAATCGCCCAGGCCTATTTCGATTCGCGCGAACGGCTCGGCTTTCCCATGTGCAAGTAATCTTGTCCGGAGATTTCGCAGATTCACGCAGATGAAAGCTGAAGCCGAGACAATCTGCGCCCATCTGCGTAATCTGCGGACCGCCCTGAGGTTTTGAAAATGAAAGCAACATTACTGATCGAACTCCTCACCGAGGAACTGCCGCCGAAGTCGCTGGCGAAGCTGGGCCTGTCCTTCCGCGAGCAGATGCAGAAGGCCTTGAGCGAAGCCGGCTTTATCGATGCCGGCAACGAGGGGCGCTGGTACGCCACGCCACGCCGCCTGGCGCTGCAATTCGACGCCTGCCTGGAAAGTCAGCCCGATCGCGTGATCGAAAAGAAGGGGCCGGCGGTCGCCTCGGGAGTCGGCGCTGACGGTACGCCGACCAAGGCACTGGAAGGATTCATGCGCTCGGCCGGCGTCGAATTTGCGCAGCTGGAAAAGCTCAGTGATGGCAAGGCGGAGTATTTCGTCGCCCGCATCAAGAAAACCGGCGAGCGCATCGACATGTATCTGCCGGACATGATGGAAGCGGCGCTCAAAAAACTGCCGGTGGCCAAGCTGATGCGCTGGGGCGCCGGCGAGGCGCAGTTCGTGCGGCCGGTGCACGGCCTGATGCTGATGCACGGCGCGCGCACCATTCCCGGCAAGGTTCTCGACCTCGACAGCCGCAACGTCACGCGTGGCCACCGCTTCATGAGCGTCGGCGTAATCGACATTCCTCGCGCTGAAAATTACGAAGCCATCCTGGAAAAGGAGGGCCGCGTCATTGCCTCCTTCGACAAGCGCCGCGCCATGATCGTC comes from the Sulfuritalea hydrogenivorans sk43H genome and includes:
- the glyQ gene encoding glycine--tRNA ligase subunit alpha; its protein translation is MNQKPTFSSDVTRARAHESSLKVGHGPTFQEVILRLQDFWNKQGCVLLQPYDIEVGAGTFHTATFLRSIGPEPWKAAYVQPSRRPKDGRYGENPNRLQHYYQYQVVLKPNPPNIQELYLDSLRALGINTSEHDIRFVEDDWESPTLGAWGLGWEVWLNGMEVTQFTYFQEVGSLPCRPVLGEITYGIERLAMYLQSVENVFDLVWSPGVTYGDVYHQNEVEQSTYNFEHSDVDWLFAQFTKYESEAKRLIGLSLPLPGFEMVMKASHTFNLLDARGAISVTERAAYIGRVRALAREIAQAYFDSRERLGFPMCK